The uncultured Fusobacterium sp. genomic interval AAATTAGAAATCTAATTGACCCTCAGCTATTGAGGGAAAAGCTAATAATAAAGATTAATATAAATTTCTCCCCCCTTTTTTAAAAGACTGATTAGTTTCAGTCTTTTTATTTTTTTAGATGATTATATTCTTAATTTCTATATTTTTATCTGATGAAAGGGAGAAAAAATTTATAGATGAATGAAAAATTTATGTTAAAAAACTGAAAAAATTAAAAAAAACTATTTACAAATTGTTCAAAATGAGGTATAACATTGTTAATGGGAGACTCTAAGTTGCTTAGAGAATAAAAAAAATTATGAGAAGGTGAAAGCCTTTTCAGAAGGGGAGATAATTATGAGAAAATTAGCACTTTTACTAGGATCATTAGTAGTAGTAGCTTCAGCTTCTGCTAAAGAAGTAGTACCTGCACCAGTTGTAGTTGAAGAAGCTCCAGTACAAATTGTAGAAAAAGAAGTAATAGTTTACAGAGACAAAGAAGAAGGATTTAGACCTAACGGAAACATTGGACTTGAATACAAATATTATGGAAACACTGAGAGTCAAAATCATGATGATTGGAATTCAGCAAACAACTATTCAAGAACTCAACTTTCTGGTGGAATTCAAATGACTGAAGCTCAAAAATTAGAATTTAGAATAAGAGATTATAACAGTCTTGATCAAGAAAATGATAGACAAACAAAAGTAGGAACAGAAACAAGATTAAGATATTTCTATAACCATGGAAATCTTGGAGATTCTAAAGTTAATCTAACTTCAAGAATAGAATATAAAGATACTACAAGTAATGCTCAATATGTAGAATATCAACCAAGATTTGATTTTGCTGAATATCTATTTAACAATGATTTCATTAAAACTACAAAAGCTGTAATTGCACCAAAATATAGATATGAATGGTCAACTGATAATAGTTCAGATTATAGTAATCAAGTAGGAGCAGATTTAGAATATACTGCTGATTTACCATTAGGATTTGATATTGAATTAAATGTATACAATACTTATTTCTCATATGGAACTGAACAAGAATTTGAACCTGAAAATGGTAAAGTAGAAAAAGGAGATAATAACTTTACAACTGATGTAGAATTATATTTACATTTCAATGCAAATCTATATACAAATGGAAAATACTCTCTTGATTTAGGAACTGAATGGGGATATGATCCATATAATGCTTACAATGAAAAAACAGATGATAGAAACTATTATCTAAAAGCAGACCAATGGGTAACATTAAACTATGCAGCAACAGAATTTGTTAATGTTTACTTAACAGGTGGAGCAGAATACGGAAACTTCACTAGAACTCATGAAGGATGTGCAACTAACTGGAGATGGCAACCATACGTAGCTGCAGGATTTAACGTAGCATTCTAATTTAATTAAAAATAAAAATTTAGTACCTGTCAATTGGCAGGTACTTTTTTTTATGGTTAAAAAAATAAATTAATTTTTTATAAAATTTTTAAACTTTTTTAAAAAAGTTAAAGTCTAAATGATAAAAAATAAGTTTTTTCTCCCCCAAAGAAATAAAATCCCCTCTTTTGAAAAATAAAGAGGGGAAAATAAAAAAATTTAAACTTTTTAATAAAATAGAGAGTCTAAAGTGTATAGCTAATAATTAAGATTAATATAAATTTCTCCCCCCTTTAAAAAGACTGATTAATTTCAGCCTTTTTTATTTTAAAAATAATTTATACAACAATTAAGTTTTTTAGTATACAGAAGTAAAATATTGTGATATGCTAAAAGAAAAAAGGTTAAAAATATTTACAATATGAAGTTAAAAGAAGTTTAGAAAGGAAGGAAATATGAAAAAATTAATATTATTAGGAATGGCAATTTTAAGTATTAGTGCTTTTGCAGCAAGAGAAAAAGTGCCAGAAGATGTAGAAAAAATAATTACTAAATCTTCTCAAAGTTTGGATGGAAGTGAAAAGATAAGATATAAAAATTGGCAGATAGATTCATATTTAAGAATGGAAAAATTAGGAAAAGAATCTGGAATCCCTGCTAATGAGTTTGAAAGAATAAAACATAAATTAAGAGTTATGTATGGGGCAAACTTTGCAAAACAATATCAAGTTTTACCAGATGAGATAAGAGATTATAATGAGTTGGTAGAGAGAGTAAAAAAAGAAACTGCTAAGAATTTAGAAGTTAGTGAAGAAAAAAACAGTATAGCTAAAGCTGAAATGGAAAAAAATATAGCTGTTTCAAAAGTTCCAGCTGAAGTAATTGAAATATATAAGGAAACTGCTGAAAAACTATACCCTGAAAACTATGTAGGACAAAAAGCATATATAGATGCTTCTATGCAAGAGTATTTTAAAATAATAGAATTTATAAAAAATAATAAAAGCTTGATTAAATAAAAAAGCAGGTGTTTAAACCACGCCAATAGTTTAGACACCCACATAAAATTATGATATTCTAATTAGAATACATTTTTAGATAAAAGTATAAATAATACTAATATCAATATTACAAAAAAGAATTTTTTCAATAGTGGAAAATAGATAATAGAAAGAGACAGAGGACACGCCAAAATACCTTTGTCTTTTTTTATATCTATTTACTTTATTTTTGAAAATAGATATAATGTAACTAACAATATTAGAAGGGAAGAATGAATATGCTAAAAAAGATATATACAAAAGGATTTAAAGGATTTAAAAATGGAATTTGTATAGATTTATCAAATGTAAAGTCATATGATTTTAATACTTGTGCTATAAGAAATAGTTTAGTTAATAAAGGAATAATATATGGGAAAAATGCTTCTGGAAAATCAAATGTTGGATATGCTATTTTTGATATAGTTTCTAATTTGAGTGATAAAAATAATGGAAAAATTTTATATAGCAATTATATAAATGCTGAAAGTGAAGGTAAAATAGCTTATTTCAAATATATATTTGAATTTGATAATATAGAAGTTGTTTACAGTTATTCAAAAAAATCTTTAGAAGAGATATTAGAAGAAGAATTAATTATAGATGGAATAAGAGTTGTATATTATAATTTTGAAAAAAGAGGATTAATAGAAACCATATTAAAGGGAACAGAAAATCTTGATAAGGATTTTAATGGTATGAATATTTCTGTCTTAAAATATATATATAAAAATTCTAAATTAGAAAACACTCCAGAGAATATAGCATTTCAAAAAATGATGGAATTTGTTAATAATATGTTATTTTTTAGATGTTTAGATAGTAATATATATATAGGATTTAAAAATGGAAGTAAAGATTTTCTTGAAGATATAGTTGAAAATAATCATTTACAAGAATTTGAAAATTTTTTAAATGAAGAGGGAGTAAAATGTAAATTAACAGAAAAAAACTATAATGGAAGAAAAACTATAGCTTTTAAAATAGGTGAAAATGATATTGATTTTGCTGATATAGCTTCTACAGGAACATATAGTTTAGCTTTATTTTTTTATTGGTATAAAAGTTTAGATAAAGTTAGCTTTCTTTTCATGGATGAATTTGATGCATTTTATCATTTTGAGCTTTCAGAAAAGATTGTAAATAAAATTAAAGAATTGAAGGTACAAGCAATATTGACAACACACAATACTTCTTTATTGAATAATGAATTACTTAGACCTGACTGTTATTTTATTATTTTTGACAATGAAATAATAAAACCAGTATTTGAATTAACTGATAAAGAATTGAGATATGGTCACAATTTAGAAAAAATATATAGAGCTAAAGGATTTGAAGAATAATGGAAGTTATTTTAGTTATAGCAGAGGGAGCAAAGGCAGAATCTCTTATTATAGATAATCTGAAAAAAGTATTATTTAATAAACAAGTTATAATTAAAGTTATATTTGGAACAAGTATATATACTTTTTACCAAAGGAAAAAGAAATATGGAGAATTTTTTGAACCAGTTGAAATATTAAGAGAAATGTCTGAAAAAAACAGAGAAATATTAAATGGGATAAATAGAAGAGATATTTCATCAGTTTTTCTATTTTTCGATCATGATATCCATAGTAGTAATTATTCAAAAGAAGCATTAAAGGAAATGTTAGATTTTTTTGATAATGAATATGAAAATGGAAAGCTATTTATCAGCTATCCCATGGTTGAAGCATTAAGGGATATTAGTAATTTGGATGAACAGTATAATCAAAATGAATGTTACTATGAAATAAATAAATATCGTGAATATAAGGCTCATGCTTCTAATGTTATTAGAAATATTAGTCATCTATCTGTATATGCAAATTATAATTTTGATATTTGGAGAATATTAAGTAGATATAATTGGATAAAAGGAAATTTGTTAATAGATCAGAATTTTAATTTACCATCTTATGATAATCTTAATAGATTTAGTCAAAAATTAATTTTTGATAAACAATATGAGTTAATAGATAAAACAAATAAAATAATAATATTAAGTGCCTTTTCATTTTTTATATTTTATTATTTTAAAAGATCTTTTATTGAAGAAAAATTTTTGAATAAAAAAACTGAGTAATAAAAAATTTACCCAGTTTTTTTTATTTTTTATTATGCAAATAAAGAGTATAAAGTCCTTTGATACTTAGGTCTGGAGAGTAAACATCAATCTCCTCTATTTCAGCAGATAAAATTTTACCTAATCCTCCAGTTGCCACAACAAATGGATTGTCAATAACCTCTTTAATTTTCTTAATAATATGCTTAATCTGTCCAGCATAACCATAGAAAATTCCAGCTTGAATTTGTTCATTTGTATTTTTACCAAGTACAGATTCAGGAGTACTAAATTTAACTTTAGGTAGTTTTGCAGTATTAGCAAAAAGTGCATTAATAGACATCTCTATCCCTGGCAGAATACCTCCTCCAACATATACAGTTTTCTCTAATACTTCATAAGTTGTAGCACTTCCAAAGTCAAAAATAACTAGATTTTTATCTGGATAATCATTTAAAGATTGAACAATATCAATTATTCTATCAGCACCAAATCCAGTTGGATTAAGATTAGGAGCAAAAGTAAAAGGTATTTTTATATCAGGTCCTACTATCATAGGATCAATGTGAAAATATTTTTTTCCTAAAAATTGGAAAATTGTAATAAGGTTTGGCACAACAGAAGCTACTATTATTCCTTCAACATTTTTAATATCAATTTTATTAAATTCAGATATATTTCTTAAATAAGAGAAATATTCGTCTTCTGTAAGTTTATCATTGGAAGCTACTCTAAAAGTTAAAAGTACCTCTCCATTTTTATCTAATATTCCAGTAACTATATGAGTATTTCCAATATCTATTGCTAAAAGCATGGTTTCCCTCCTTAAAAATTCAGTTTTATATAATTATAATCTAAAAAATAGAAAAATCAAATAAAATTTATTGATTTGAGGTAAAACAACTGATATTATGTTAATATGTATGGAAAGGAGAGAAAATGAAAGCAGTAGGAGTTATAGTAGAGTATAATCCCTTTCATAATGGACATAAATTACATTTAGATAAAATTAATGAGAGAGATAGTGATAGTGTAAAAATTGCTGTGATGAGTGGAGATTTTGTTCAACGGGGAGAACCTGCTATTATAAATCGTTGGAAACGAGCTGAAATAGCTCTAAAAAATGGAATAGATATAGTAGTTGAGTTGCCCTGCTTTTATTCGTGTCAAAGTGCAGAAATCTTTGCTAGGGGAGCTGTGGGGATATTAGATGAACTTCAATGTAAAGAGGTAATCTTTGGTTCTGAAACTTCAAATATAGAGGAGCTGAAAAAGATAGCATCTTTAGAAGAAAGTAAAATTTTTAAAGAAAAGATAAAAGAGTTTTTAAAAAGTGGTGAATCATATCCAAATGCTCATTCAAAAGCTTTAAAAGAGGTAAGTGGAAAGGAACAAAACAATTTATCTAATGATATTTTAGGAATAGAGTATATAAAGGGGATAAATTATTGGAATAGTAAGATTGAGCCAGTAACAATATTGAGAGAAAAGGTTGGATATCATAGTACAGATACAGAGGATAATATAGCAAGTGCAACGGCTATAAGAAAATTTTTGAGAAATGGAGAAGATATTGAGAAATTTCTCCCAAAAGAGAGTTTTAATATTTTAATGGAAGAGTTTAACAGTGGAAAAATAGTAGAACTTAAAGATTTTTATTCTCTATTGAGATATGAGATAATTAGAAATAGGGATAGTCTAAAAAATATTCAAGATATGGAAAAGGGATATGAGAATAGATTGTATGAGGGAGCTATTAAAAATAGTGATTTTGAATCTTTTTACAAAGCTATTGAAAGTAGACGTTTTACTCATGGAAGAACTCAAAGAGTGTTGTTACATATATTGTTAGGACTTACTACTGAAATTACTGAAAGAGTAAAAAAAGAGATTCCATATGTTAGAGTGATGGGATTTAATAAAAAAGGAAGAGAGTATCTGAATTATTTAAAAAAATATGAAAACAAAAAGATAATAACCTCTCTAAAAAATATTCAAGATAATTTCTCTAATGAAGTTAGAGAGTTAATTGAATTTAATGAGAGGGCATCTACAATTTATAAGATGCAGAATTTTTATGAAGATAGAAAGATACCGATAATAATAAAAGATTAAGAGGAGAGAAAATGGAGAAGAGGATACCTTTAAGTATACAGATTTTTTATGGACTGGGAGTTAGTTACGCAATAGTAGATCAAATTTTTGCACAATGGATACTTTATTTTTATTTACCACCTGAAAGTTCAGGGTTAAAACCAGTTATGGCACCATTGTTAATATCATTGGCATTAGTTATTTCAAGACTTGTGGATATGGTAACAGACCCTTTAGTTGGATTTTTATCTGATAGAGTTAATACAAGATGGGGAAGAAGAATACCATTTATAGCTGTAGGAACTATTCCCTTAGCATTGTGTACAATAGCCTTTTTTTATCCACCAATGGGAAATGAAAAGGGAGCTTTTGCCTATTTAGCTTTAGTAGGATCACTATTTTTTACATTTTATACAGTTGTAGGAGCACCGTATAACTCTTTGATTCCAGAGATTGGGCAAACTCAAGAGGAGAGATTAAATCTATCAACTTGGCAATCAATATTTAGATTAGTTTATACAGCACTGGCTATGATAATTCCTGGGGTATTGATAAAGATGATTGGAAAAGGAGATACACTTTTAGGAATAAGAGGAATGATAATAACTCTTTGTGTAATTGCAGCTATTGGTGGAATTATAACTGTACTCTTTGTTCCAGAGAAAAAGTACTCTTTAGGAAAAAATTCAAACGCAAGTTTTAAAGAAACTATGGGGATAGTGTTTAAAAACAGACAATTTATAATGTATCTTATGGGGTTACTATTTTTCTTTATAGGGTTTAATAATTTGAGAGCAGTGATGAACTATTTTGTTGAAGATATAATGGGGTATGGAAAGGGAGCTATTACAATTGCCTCAGCTCTTCTTTTTGGAATGTCAGCACTATGTTTTTATCCTACAAATCTTCTTTCAAGAAAATATGGTTATAGAAAGATAATGTTAGGGTGCTTATCTATGTTAATAATATTTACTTTAGCACTATTTTTCTTAGGAAAGATTATACCTACTAAATTTGGTTTTGTTCTATTTGCATTGATAGGAATACCAATTGCAGGGGCAGGATTTATCTTTCCACCTGCTATGTTAAGTGAGATAGGTAGTAAGATGAGTGACAATGCTGGACAACGTATAGAGGGAATCTGCTTTGGTATACAAGGGTTCTTTTTGAAAATGGCATTTCTTATTTCAATTTTAATACTACCAATAATATTAGTTTCTGGAAGTGGAGATATTTTATCTGCAATTACAGGAACACCTAAGGGAGTAGAAAAGAGTGGAATCTACTTTACAGCTATAGTTTCAGCAACCTCTTTTATTATATCTTTTATTTTTTATTATAAGTATGAAGAGTAAGTTTTAGACTATGGAGGGATTATGGAGATAACTTATATTTTACTTGGAGAAATATTAGGAATTTTGTTGTTGTTTCAATTTTTTTCTAGTTGGTTAGTTATCTCAATAACTCTTTTTAGCTTAGCAATTGTATATTTTTTTACTAAGAAAAAATCTATTTTAATCTATATCATACCTATTCTTTTTGTAATAAGATTAATTTTTGGAGTTCATAGTGGAGATTTTGACTATTTAGAAAATATTAGATTGAAAGTTGAACTTAATCGAGGAATAGGAAAAGTTTTAAAAATAGATAATAAAAATTTAAAAAACTTAACTTTTATCTATTTGTCAGAGTTAGCCGATGGAAAATACAATATTTTAGGAGAGTTTAAAGAGCTTGAGAAAAAAGAGAACGTAGGTATCATTAGTATAAATAGATTAGAGGTAGAAAAATTAGAGAATAGTTTTTTAGAAAAATATTTTAAAAATAGAGTAGAAAGTTTTATAGAAAAGGGAGACAGATATTTTAAAAGAGTTTATAGAGCTATTATTTTAGGAGAGAGTAGAGAGATACCAAAAGAGCTGAGAGAGAAATTTAATTATGTAGGAGTTTCTCATCTTTTTGCTCTTTCAGGATTGCATATAGGGATAATAATAGGAGTAATAAGTTTTATAAGTGGTAAATTTTCAATCTCTAGGGATAAGAGATATTGGGTTATTTTAATAGGATTGACACTATATTTTCTAGGAATAAAACACTCACCCTCTCTTATAAGAGCTTATATAATGGGAGTAATATTTCTTTTTGGGAAGATATTCTATGAGAATATTGATATAGAAAAATCTTTAGCAGTAAGTTTTATTATAAGCTTATTTTTAAATCCTGTTTCTATTTATGAAGTTTCCTTTAAACTTTCATATTTAGCAGTAGCAGCAATTATTTTTATCTATCCTTTTATAATAAAATTTTATAAAGGAAAGTCAAAATTGATAAAAAATATTGTCTTAATAGGAACAATACAAGTTTTTTTAC includes:
- a CDS encoding ATP/GTP-binding protein, whose protein sequence is MNMLKKIYTKGFKGFKNGICIDLSNVKSYDFNTCAIRNSLVNKGIIYGKNASGKSNVGYAIFDIVSNLSDKNNGKILYSNYINAESEGKIAYFKYIFEFDNIEVVYSYSKKSLEEILEEELIIDGIRVVYYNFEKRGLIETILKGTENLDKDFNGMNISVLKYIYKNSKLENTPENIAFQKMMEFVNNMLFFRCLDSNIYIGFKNGSKDFLEDIVENNHLQEFENFLNEEGVKCKLTEKNYNGRKTIAFKIGENDIDFADIASTGTYSLALFFYWYKSLDKVSFLFMDEFDAFYHFELSEKIVNKIKELKVQAILTTHNTSLLNNELLRPDCYFIIFDNEIIKPVFELTDKELRYGHNLEKIYRAKGFEE
- a CDS encoding type III pantothenate kinase, with translation MLLAIDIGNTHIVTGILDKNGEVLLTFRVASNDKLTEDEYFSYLRNISEFNKIDIKNVEGIIVASVVPNLITIFQFLGKKYFHIDPMIVGPDIKIPFTFAPNLNPTGFGADRIIDIVQSLNDYPDKNLVIFDFGSATTYEVLEKTVYVGGGILPGIEMSINALFANTAKLPKVKFSTPESVLGKNTNEQIQAGIFYGYAGQIKHIIKKIKEVIDNPFVVATGGLGKILSAEIEEIDVYSPDLSIKGLYTLYLHNKK
- a CDS encoding nucleotidyltransferase, which produces MKAVGVIVEYNPFHNGHKLHLDKINERDSDSVKIAVMSGDFVQRGEPAIINRWKRAEIALKNGIDIVVELPCFYSCQSAEIFARGAVGILDELQCKEVIFGSETSNIEELKKIASLEESKIFKEKIKEFLKSGESYPNAHSKALKEVSGKEQNNLSNDILGIEYIKGINYWNSKIEPVTILREKVGYHSTDTEDNIASATAIRKFLRNGEDIEKFLPKESFNILMEEFNSGKIVELKDFYSLLRYEIIRNRDSLKNIQDMEKGYENRLYEGAIKNSDFESFYKAIESRRFTHGRTQRVLLHILLGLTTEITERVKKEIPYVRVMGFNKKGREYLNYLKKYENKKIITSLKNIQDNFSNEVRELIEFNERASTIYKMQNFYEDRKIPIIIKD
- a CDS encoding MFS transporter, producing MEKRIPLSIQIFYGLGVSYAIVDQIFAQWILYFYLPPESSGLKPVMAPLLISLALVISRLVDMVTDPLVGFLSDRVNTRWGRRIPFIAVGTIPLALCTIAFFYPPMGNEKGAFAYLALVGSLFFTFYTVVGAPYNSLIPEIGQTQEERLNLSTWQSIFRLVYTALAMIIPGVLIKMIGKGDTLLGIRGMIITLCVIAAIGGIITVLFVPEKKYSLGKNSNASFKETMGIVFKNRQFIMYLMGLLFFFIGFNNLRAVMNYFVEDIMGYGKGAITIASALLFGMSALCFYPTNLLSRKYGYRKIMLGCLSMLIIFTLALFFLGKIIPTKFGFVLFALIGIPIAGAGFIFPPAMLSEIGSKMSDNAGQRIEGICFGIQGFFLKMAFLISILILPIILVSGSGDILSAITGTPKGVEKSGIYFTAIVSATSFIISFIFYYKYEE
- a CDS encoding ComEC/Rec2 family competence protein gives rise to the protein MEITYILLGEILGILLLFQFFSSWLVISITLFSLAIVYFFTKKKSILIYIIPILFVIRLIFGVHSGDFDYLENIRLKVELNRGIGKVLKIDNKNLKNLTFIYLSELADGKYNILGEFKELEKKENVGIISINRLEVEKLENSFLEKYFKNRVESFIEKGDRYFKRVYRAIILGESREIPKELREKFNYVGVSHLFALSGLHIGIIIGVISFISGKFSISRDKRYWVILIGLTLYFLGIKHSPSLIRAYIMGVIFLFGKIFYENIDIEKSLAVSFIISLFLNPVSIYEVSFKLSYLAVAAIIFIYPFIIKFYKGKSKLIKNIVLIGTIQVFLLPILIKEFGTIQLFSIFSNLIILPLGSLYITSAFIGLLFENFGLGVIIYPIANIIFKFLIKIVEIFSNIPMLTIKYSGNKDNTIFLLFYVIIFGIIFYNKFKMEGKKDEKIYRRTKISQ